The Dehalococcoidales bacterium genome includes the window TTGTCCCGGGTGGCGGTGGAGGTAGCGGTAAACCAGCACGCGGGGCGCATCGAGAAAATATACGGGCCAACCGGCGAGATGCTGCTCCAGCACGGCAAAGACCTGACCGGCATCAAGACGGTCATCGGCACCGGGGGGCCGGTTATCTTCGCCGCCGACCCCCGCCGGATTCTGGAAGGCGTTTTGTTCCAGCCGGAAAACCCGCTAATCCTTAAGCCCAAAAACCCGCGCCTTTTACTCGATGCGCAATACATCCTTTACGCGGTGGGGCTTTTGAGCCAGGCGGAGCCGAAAAAGGCGCTGCAACTTGCCAAGAAGTACCTCGAGCAAATATAGTATTGGTGTGTCATCCTGATCGCAGCGAAGGATACCGGGGCGGACGTACTTACCCCACCCCTCCCCGAGATTCCTCAGTCGCTTCGCTCCTTCAGAATGACAGGGTTGACTATTATGGAAAAAATGCTGGGACACCTCCGCGCCCTGGACCTGACCGATGACAAGGGATTTCTCTGCGGGAAAATCCTGGCCGACCTCGGCGTGAACGTGATCAAGGTGGAAAGACCGGGCGGCGACCCTTCCCGCAATATCGGGGGGTTCCGGGGCGGCGCGCCGGACCCGCAGCAAAGCCTGTACTGGTTCGCCTACAACTCCAATAAAAAAGGCGTCACGCTGGACATCGAAAAGTCGCGGGGACGCGAGATTTTTAAAAAGCTGGCCGCCGCCGCCGACTTCATCATAGAGTCGTTCCCGCCGGGCTATCTGGACGGGCTGGGCATCGGCTATGACGCCATCAGCCAAATTTACCCTAAAGTCATCTGGGCGTCCATCACGCCCTTCGGGACGGAAGCGCCCTACCGCGACTTCAAGGGGCCGGACATCGTGGTCATGGGCATGAGCGGCACGCTCTACCAGACCGGCGAAAGCGACGGCCCCCCCGTCCATATCAGCCTGTCCCAGGCCTGTCTCCACGCCGGGGCGGACGCCGCCGCGGGCTGCATGGTGGCTTACCACCACCGGGAAAAGACGGGCGAGGGGCAGCGGGTGGACGTGTCCATGCAGCAGAGCGCCGCCTGGTTCCAGGCCAACGCCATCCCCTCCTACGAGCTTAACGGGACTATTTTAAAGCGCGCCGGGGCTTTCCGGGCGGGGACGAGCAGCCAGGTGGGGCAGCGGCAGGTCTGGCGCTGTAAAGACGGCTACCTGTTTTTCAACGTTATAGGGGGGAGGACGGGGGCCAAGACCTTAAGCGCCCTGGCGGCCTGGATGGACGAGGAAAAGATGGCGACCGATTTCCTGCTGCGCCTGGACTGGGACAGCTTCGACATGTTCACGGTAACGCAGGAAACAATGGACAAGATTGCCAACCCCATCAGCGCTTTCTTTTTAAAGCACACGCGGCAGGAGCTTTTAAAGGGGGCGGTGCCGCGGGGCGTTTCCCTGGGGCCTTTATCCAGCATGCAGGACCTGCTGGAAGACCCCTGCCTTAAAGAGCGCGGCTACTGGACGCAGATAGAGCACCCGGAGCTGGGCGCCAGCCTCACCTACCCCAAAGAGTTCGTGAGGGCGTCAGAGACGGACTGCGCCACGCATTGCCGCGCCCCCCTCACCGGGGAGCATAACGGAGAGGTGTATAAAGAAATAGGGCTTTCCGAAAAAGAACTGGATGAGCTGAAAATTGCTCGGGTTATTTAGTGTCCGGCTGGATATAATTATCAAAGCGGCAGATGCCGCTCACCCTGAGCCTGTCGAAGGGTGAGAAAATAAGCGCCAACCTCATGGTTCGACAAGCTCACCATGAGCGGGTAATAAAAACGGGAACGGAAAGATTAAACATGGAAAAAAGAGCGGGCGTTTTCAGCGGACTGAAAATACTGTCCTACTCCTGGGCGGTGGTAGGCCCGCTGACGATGAAGTTTTTCGCCGACCACGGCGCAACGGTGATACGCATCGAAACCAGCCTGCGCCCCTGCACCATGCGCTCGTCCGCGCCCTATAAAGACAACCGGCCGGGGCTGAACCGGGGCGGCTATTTTACCTATTTCAACGGCAATATTTTGAGTTTTACCCTTAACATGAACCACCCCAAAGCGGCGGAAATCTCCAAAAAGCTGGTGGGGTGGTGCGATGTCTTCATGGAAAACTACACCCCCGGCGTCATCGAAAAATGGGGGCTGGACTACGAAAACCTGAAAAAGATAAAACCGGACGTCATCATGCTGCGGCAGAGCGGCTACGGCTCCACGGGGCTTTATAAAAACCTGCCGGCCTTCGGGATGGTGCTGGTGCCCATCGCCGGGCTGCCCAACTTTATCGGCTGGCCGGGCAAAGAGCCGCTGCCGGTGGGCGTAAGCGCCTACACGGACTGCATCAGCCCCCGCTATGCCGCCGCCGCCCTGATTGCCGCCCTGGACTACCGAAAAAGGACGGGCAAAGGGCAGCTCCTGGACATATCACAATTCGAGTCGGCCATATCCTTCATCCTGCCCGGCGTGCTGGAATACAGCGCCAACGGCCGGGAGCCGGAAAGAATCGGCAACGCTTCCCCCTGTGCCGCCCCCCACGGGGTCTATCCCTGTAAAGGCAGCGACCGCTGGTGTACCATCGCCGTGACTACCGACGAGGAATGGGCGAATTTCTGTAGTGAAATCGGGCAGCCCGGACTGGTGAGCGACCCCTGGTTCGATACCCTGGAAAACAGGAAGGAGAACGAGGACGCGCTTAATAAAATAGTCGGCGACTGGACGGTTAATCTTACCCCGGAAGAGGTCATGTCCCGGCTGCAGTCGGCGGGGGTGGCGGCGGGGGTGGTGGCAAACGCCGCCGATGTTTACCGCGACCCCCAGCTGCGGCAGCGCAATATCTACTGGCCGATGCAGCACGCCGAGATGGGGGAGTTCACCCACCTGGGGCAGAGCTTCCAGCTTTCCAAGACGCCGGCCAAAGCGTACTCGCCGGCGCCCTTACTGGGCGAGCACACGGAGCAAATCTGCACGGAGATGCTGGGCATGACGGACGAAGAGTTCGTCGGCCTGATGCAGGAGGGTTTATTTGAATAGAGGATATGGCATCCCCGCTCATCCAGAGCTTGTCGAAGGAGAGCGGGAATCCCGCGGGGGTGGGGGGGCTTGCTGCTTGACACTTGATACTTAAATAATGTCATCCTGAGCGTAGCGAAGGATACCGGGGCGGGGAGGTTTTCCCCCACCCCACCGAGATTCTTCAGTCGCTTCGCTCCTTCAGAATGACAAATATATTGGAGGCGCAAAATGCTTAAGTTTGAAAAGGCCGGGGAATTTAAGGACGTTATTTACGAGCGCAGCGGCTACGTGGCGCGCATTACCCTGAACGACCCCGATACCATGAACACCGGCGTCAAGGACTTCTGGAAGGCGCTGGACGTGGTGGAGGAGGCAGACGACATCAAGGTGCTGGTTATCAAGGGGGCGGGAAGGGCTTTAGCCGCCGGCGCCCCCCTGCACGAGGTGGGGTTCGTTTACGGGTGGAAAAACCCCAAGCCCGGCGAGAAAGCGCCCAAGACCCCCATCCGCCACCGCATCAAGTTCGACAGGAAGCTCTTTTACGAATGCGCCCAGAAGCTGCTCAATTTCCCCAAGATAACGGTGGTGCAGGCCCACGGCTTCCTGCTGGGCGCGTCCATGGACATGTACATGCTCTGCGACTTCATCGTGGGGGCGGAGGACTGCAAGTTCGGCGAGATAGAAGTGCGGCTGGGCATTCCCCAGATGACCATTACCCCCATGATGATACTGCGCGTCGGCCTGACCAACGCCCTGGATATGTGCCTGACCGGGCGCATGATGGACGGCAAGGAAGCCGCCCGCATCGGGCTCATCAACCGGGCGGTGCCGCCGGACAAGCTGGAGGAAGAGGTCAACCGCTACGCCGAAGGCTTCAGCAAATTCCCCTTCGACGGTATCGCGCTGGGCAAGACCTCCAAGCAGATGGTCTATGACATGATGGGCATCACCAGCGGCCTGTCCAATCACTTCCTGGCGCATACCATGGGCACCAACATCCACTTCGAGGAGGACGAGTTCAACTTCTTCAAAGCGCGGCGGGACATGGGCGTGCGGGACGCGATACACGCGCGGAATAAACTGTACGAGCAGCTGGATAAATAATGGAATTAACGGTACACCGTTTACCGCTGGGGAAAAGGGGCGGGGTCTGTTAACCGTCGACTGTAAACTTATTGCTATTTGATTTCTCCTAAAAAGGAGGCATATATGGCTTACCCGCTGGAAGGCATCAAGGTACTGGACTTCAGCATCGCCGTGGCGGCGCCGTTCGGCGGGACGATGCTGGCGGACATGGGCGCGGAGGTCATCAAGGTGGAAAGGGTGCAGGGGGAAGCCACGCGGCTGGGACTGCCCGCCGGCATCGACGATATGCTGGACACCAGCGAGGCGGGGAAAACGCCGGATAAAGCGGACTGGATGGCGTTCAACCGCGGCAAGAAAGACCTGGCCGTGGATATAAGGTCGGAACAGGGTCGGGAAATCGTCCTGAAGCTGGCCAAAGAAGCGGACGTCATCCTCCAGAGCTTCCGCCCCGGGGTGGCGGACAGGCTGGGCATCGGCTACGAGGCCATAGCCAAAATCAATCCCAAAATCATTTACTGCTCCTTCTCCGGCTACGGGGAAACGGGGCCGGTGGCCCACCGCGCCGGCGGGGATATGTGGAGCCAGGCGATGTCCGGGCTGGTCAGCGTCCTGGGCTTCCGGGGAGGGGCGCCGCAAATGCTGCCCGTGCCCGCCTGCGACCACCTGGGCGGGGTACTGGTGGCTTACGCGGTGATGACCGCTTTATTCGTCCGGGAGCGGACGGGCGCCGGGCAATCGCTTACGGTAAATAACCTGGACGCGGCCATGTATCTCCAGTTCTCCGGCTTCGCCAAATACCTGACCGACGGCGATATGCCTTACAAGCTGGGCAGGAGCTATGAAGCCCCGCCCTTCGGGCCCTTCCGCGCCAAAGACGGGGACGTTTTAACCATATTCGGCAACGGGCCGATGTGGCCCTCTTTCTGCAAGGTGGTGGGGGTGGAGCAGCTGGCCGACGACCCCCGTTACAATACCGATGCAGCGCGGCGGGAAAACCGCGAGGAAATAGGCCGGCTGCTGGATGAGGCGTTCAGCCGGAAGACCCGCGCCGAATGGGCGCAGATATTCCGGGACGCCAGGATGCGCTGCGACCCCTGCCTGACTTATGAAGAGATTTGCGCCCATCCCCAGGTGGCCGCCAACGATATGATTTATACCACCAAACACCCCACCCGCGGCGAGATTAAAATGCTGGGGCTGCCGGTAAAGCTCCAGCAGACCCCCGGTAAGCCGCAGGGGCCTTCCCCGCTGCTGGGAGAGCACACGGCAGAAATCCTGCTCAGGCTGGGTTATGGACCCAACGACATCGCCGGTATGGAAGCGCAGGGCATCATCAAGACCGTAAAAAAGAAGTAGTTACTCCCTGGTGACGGTCATCAGCAGGTAATAGTCCCCGTGGGCGATGGTCTGGCCGGCCACCGGGTAAGGCTCCAGCGTATAGCTGGCCGTAAATCCGTGCGCCAGGGACTGGTCGGTCACGCCGCTGCCCGTTATCGTAAAGATAATGATATTTTTATCCCCGGCATAGTCGATTATCCCCCGGCACTTGGCTACCCCCTCCCAGACGCAGGTATTGCCGGTAGCGCAGCGGCTGTCCCCGTTCACTTCTTCAAAGGTAATTTTCAGGTCCGTCCCTTTGATGGCGATGGTCTGGCCGATGGGCAAAGTGAACTGCTCGCCCAGGGAAGCGGAAAGCCCGCCGGGGCCGCAGGATGCCGCCGCCAGCGGTATCACGGAGATAACCAAAATACCCAATAAGGCAAAAACCTTTTTCATCGTCTTTAGCCCTCCCAGGCTACATGCTATCATGCCCGGCAACCGGTACTTATGCCTTTTGTCACATTCTTCAGGACTTTTCCGGTTTTTCCAATACGATACGGGCGTCCACCGCCATGGCGGAGTCCTTATAGGCGAATACCGGGTTAAGGTCGATTTCCTTGATTTCCGGCGTTTTGTCCACCAGTTCGGAGACTTTCAGCAAAACGTCCACCAGCGACGGTATATGCGCCGGCTCCTGCCCGCGGTAGCCGTTCAGCAGCGCGTAACCCCTGATTTCTTTTATCATCTCTTCAGCGTCATACCGGGAGACGGGAATCAGCCGGAAGGCGACGTCTTTCAGGACCTCCACGAAGATGCCGCCCAGCCCGAACATGATAACCGGCCCGAACTGCGCGTCCCGGGACATGCCGATAATGATTTCAATGCCCGGCCGCGCCATGCTCTGCACGGACACGCCCTCTATTTTAGCTTTAGGGTATTTGGCGCGGACGGAAGCCATGATATCCCGGTAGGCCTGGCGGACATCCGCCGCGCTTTTAAGTCCTGTTTTCACGCCGCCGGCATCGCTTTTATGGGTGATTTCCGGCGATGCTATCTTCAAAACCACCGGAAAGCCTATTTCCGCGGAGACGGCCGCCGCCTCTTTTTGCGACGCCGCCAGCCTGGTGGCCACGGTTTTAATGCCGGCCGCCTGCATGATTTGCTTGGCTTCTATCTCCGTCAGGATATCCCGGCCCTGCTTTTGCAGGTCTTTTATCATACTGTTTATTTTGTTCATGTTTACCCCCGGTTATTTACCACGGCGGCGTTTTTCACGCGCCGCCGCACCCCCCATATCCCGCCGGCTGCCTCTTGAGCAGGTATTAACGGGGAATACATTAGCATTATAACTGCGGGCGGGGCGGGATATCAAAAAAGGGGGTAGGGCATCAGCCCCGGTGAAACACCCATGCCCGGCCGCTTTGCGTAAAAAAGGGCAAGGTCAAAAAGACGTTAACACATTACTAAAATATTTTGGCGGGTCATGCCGTCACTGCGTACCTCAGGCTGATAAAGCCCTTGTTTTGGTAAAACAGTTGTGCTATTATCGGGGGTGAGGCGAGAGATGACAACGGAGAAAGTTAAAGCACTGGAATTGGCTATCGGCCAGATAGAAAAGCGGTTCGGCAAAGGCTCCATCATGAAACTGGGGGAGTCCTCCGGCCTGCCGCCGATTGAAGCCATTCCCACCGGCTCGCTGGCTTTAGACCTTGCCCTCGGTATTGGAGGGATACCGAGAGGACGTATCACGGAGATATTCGGACCCGAATCATCGGGAAAAACTACCCTGGCGCAGCATATCATTGCCGAAGCACAAAAAACAGGTGGAACGGTTGCCTATATAGATGCGGAACACGCCCTTGACCCGACCTACGCCGCCAACTGCGGCGTCAAAGTGGATGAGTTGCTTATTTCACAACCGGACACCGGCGAACAAGCCCTGGAAATCACGGAAGCGCTGGTAAGGAGCAGCGCCGTCGACGCCATCATCATCGATAGCGTGGCGGCTCTGGTACCCCGGGCGGAAATCGAAGGGGACATGGGTGACCCGCAGATGGGCTTACAGGCCCGTCTCATGTCGCAGGCCCTGCGCAAACTGGCGGGGGCCATCGGAAAATCAGGCACGGCGGTTATTTTCATCAACCAGCTCAGAGAGAAAGTTGGTATCGTCTTCGGTAATCCGGAGGTGACGACCGGAGGCCGGGCGCTCAAGTTCTACAGCTCGATAAGAATAGAGCTCCGCCGCGCCGAGACCATCAAACAGGGCAATGAAGCAATCGGCAGTCATGTTAAAGCCAAGGTAGTAAAGAATAAAGTTGCGCCTCCTTTCCGCAGCGCCGAGTTCGACATCATGTTCGACCACGGCATCAGCAAAGAGGGCAACATCCTTGATATAGGTATAGAATACGGTCTCATCAACAAAGCCGGCGCCTTTTTCTCTTACGGGGACACCCGCCTCGGACAGGGCAGGGAGAGTGCCAAGCAGTATTTGCGGCAAAATCCCGAGCTCAAAAAGGAAATTGAAGACAAAATCAGAGCTTCAGCCGGCGCTGCCCATTCCGCATCTGCGGAAGAAGATTAAAGCCATTCGGCTGGATAAGCCAACCGATAGCACGGAAAGATAAGGCTGAGGCAGACGCTTCAGCCTTTTGTGTTTTTAGATAGAGAAATTAACCGATGAGCAAGATAACCGGACTTAAACCGGGCAAGACCCGTGAAAAGCGCATCAACGTTATCCTGGACGGAAAACCGGCCATTGCCCTGCTGGCGGAAACAGTCCTGAAAGCGGGCTTACAGGTGGGGCAAGAGCTTACGGAGAGCAGTCTGGAAGCTCTGGCCGGGCTGGACCGTTGCCAGCGCTGCCGCAACGCCGCCGTCCGTTTCCTGGCCTACCGCCCGCGCTCCGAGGCGGAAATCAGGCAGCGTTTACTGCGCCGCGGCTTCCCCGATGCTGAAATTGAAAAAACCGTTGCCCGGCTTAAAGAGCAGGGACTTATTGACGATATTGCCTTTGCGCATTTCTGGAGAGACAACCGGCAGGAGTTCAGCCCGCGCAGCCGGCGCCTGACGGAGCTGGAGCTGAAGCGCAAAGGGCTTTCTACGGAAGCCATCGAACAGGCCGTCAGTCACATCGACGACCATGAAAGCGCCTACCAGGCGGCATTAGCCAGGGCGCGCCGCCTTTCTACAGAGGACTACCGGGACTTCCGCCAGCGCCTGGGGGGATTTTTAGGGCGGCGGGGATTCAGCTACGGCGTAATCGATGAAACAACGAAGCGACTCTGGCGGGAGCGCCATCAAATACCGGAAGACAACCGCAGCCTGAAAGCGGTTACATAAATATAAAATCTACAAACTTTAAATAAGGAGGAGTGCAGTGGATGCAGGTTTAGTATACCTTGCAATTGGTTTTGCCTTCATCATAGGTATCATACTAGGCATCGGGGGATTTTTCCTGTTCCGCCGTGTGTTCATCAACCGCCAGATACGGCAAGCGGAAAGAAAAGCGGTCAAGATGGTCTCCGAAGCCAGAGATGAAGCCAAGGAGCTATTACAGCAGGCGCAGGAGGAATCCAAACGCACCAAGACTTCCGCCGAGAACGAGTACCGCGAGCGGCGGACCGAGGTGCAGCGGCAGGAAAACCGCTTGAACCAGAAATCAGAAACACTGGACCGCAAGCTGGAAAGCGTGGAGCAGCGCGACCGCAACCTGATTAACAAGGAAAAAGAAATAGACGCCGTCCGCGCCCAGGTGGTGGAGCTCAAGGACAAGCAATTGAAGCAGATGGAGATTGTCTCCGGCATGTCCAGCGCGGAAGCCCGGCAGACTTTGCTGGACGCCATGGAAGTGGAGATGCAGCAGGAAGCCTCAAGGCGGCTGCACCAGTGGGAAAACAAGCTCAAGGAAGAGTCCGCGGTAAAAGCCCAGGAAATACTGGCGCTGGCCATACAGCGCAGCGCCTCGGAAATAGTGGCGGAGACCACGGTATCCGTCGTACCTATTCCCAACGACGAGATGAAGGGGAGGCTTATCGGGCGGGAGGGGCGCAATATCCGGGCGCTGGAACAGGCCACCGGGGTCGACCTCATCATCGACGATACGCCGGAAGCGGTAACGATATCCAGCTTCGACCCCGTCCGCCGGGAAATAGCCCGCGTGGCTTTGAACCGGCTGGTGCTGGACGGGCGCATCCACCCGGCCCGCATCGAGGAAATGGCCGCCCGCGCCAAAACGGAAGTGGAAGAGGAAATCCAAAAAGCCGGGGAGCAGGCGGCGCAGCAGCTCGGCGTGCAGCTGCATCCGGAGCTGATAAAACTTTTGGGCCGGCTCAAGTTCCGTACCAGCTACGGCCAGAACGCCCTGGATCACAGCACCGAGGTGGCCTACATGGCCGGCATGATCGCCTCGGAAATCGGCGCTAACGTCAACACCGCCAAGAAGGTCGGGCTTTTGCATGATATCGGCAAGGCGGTTGACCGCGAGGTTGAAGGCACTCACGCCGCTATCGGCGCCGACCTCGTCAAGCAATGGGATAAAAATATTGATGTCTATAAAGGCGTCTCCGAGCACCACATGGAGACCAGCGATACCAGCATCTGGGGCTATATCGCCTCGGCGGCTGACGCTATCAGCAGCGCCCGTCCCGGCGCCCGCCGCGAGTCCATGGAAAACTACCTCAAGCGGCTCAAGGCGCTGGAGGACATCGCTGACAGCTTCAAGGGCGTGGAGAAGTCCTACGCCATCCAGGCCGGGCGCGAGGTGCGCATCCTGGTGAAGCCGGAAACTATCGATGATCTGGGCGCCATGAGGCTGGCGCGGGACATCGTGAAAAAGATAGAAGAGACCCTGGACTATCCGGGTCAGATAAAGGTCACCGTGCTGCGGGAGACCCGCGCCGTGGACTACGCCAAATAGAAAAGCATATGTCATTGCGAGGAGTGCAGCGACGAAGCAATCTCATTGAGTTGTCATTCTGAGCGCAGCGAAGAATCCCGGGGAGGAGGGAAAATAAGTAACCCTCGCCCTCCGGCCCGCAATGGCAGTAGAATCTTGTCATTCCAGCGAAAGTAGTATACCCCGTATGCCAATCGGGGCTGGAATCCAGGCGGCGGGGGTGGGGATAAACAAAAATAATATGAACATACTGGCTATCGGAGACATCGTAGGGCGGCCGGGGCGGCAGGTGGTACATCACTACCTGCGCGGCCTGCGCAAGCAATATAAAATCGACTTTATCATGGCCAACGGCGAGAATACCGCCGGCGGCTTCGGGCTGACCTCCAGCACGGCGCGGGAGCTGCTGGACGACGGCATTAATATCCTGACCTCCGGCAACCATATCTTCGCCCAGAAAGAGATAATCCCCTTCCTGGACACGGATATGCCCGTCATCAGGCCGCTGAACTATCCCGAAGGCGTGCCGGGGCGGGGCTACCGCGTCATGGGCAAGGTGCTGGTAATCAACCTGATAGGCCGGGTCTTCATGAATGCCTACGATTGCCCCTTCCGCACCATGGACCGGCTGCTGGCGGAGCTTAAGGACAGGCCCCCCGTTATCATCATCGATTTTCACGCGGAAGCCACCTCGGAAAAGGTGGCCCTGGGGCGCTATCTGGACGGGCGGGTAAGCGCCGTGCTGGGCACGCACACTCACGTGGGTACCACCGATATGCGGATTTTAAAGGGCGGCACCGCCTACGTTACCGATATCGGCATGACCGGCCCGACCGATTCAGTCATCGGGGACGACGCCGATGCTGTCCTCCAGCGTTTCCTCACCCAGATGCCGTACCACCTTTCCGTGGGCAAGGGCAAACCGGAGCTGAACGCCGTTATCGTGGAAATCGACGAAAGCAGCGGCAAGGCCACCGGCATCGAACGCATCCGCCGGGAGATGGACGAAACATGAGCCTGGTTGACCTCCATATCCACTCCACCGCCTCCGACGGCAAATTAGCGCCGGAAGCTATCGTGAGCAAGGCGGCGGCGCTGGGGCTGAAGGTCATTTCCCTCACCGACCATGATTCCATCGCCGGTATAGCCCCGGCTTTAGAAGCGCTAAAAAAATATCCCGGCCTGACCCTCATCCCCGGCGTGGAAATCAGCACCGATTTGCCCGACGGCGAGGCGCATATCCTGGGCTATTTCATTGACTACACCGACCCCGTTTTTGAGCAAGAGCTGCTGAAATTCCGCGAATCGCGGACGGGGCGGGGACGCAAAATGGTGGAAAAGCTGGCTGCTTTAGGCATCGATATCGACTGGAGCCGGGTGCAGGAAATAGCCGGGGACGGCGCTATCGGCCGGCCGCACGTAGCGCGGGCGATGCTGGAAAAGGGATACATAGCCACCTTCGAGGAAGCTTTCGATAAGTACATCGGCCACGGCGCTCCGGCCTACGTGGAGCGGGAAAAGATGACGCCGCAGGAAGCGGTAGCTCTAATCGTACGCTCCAGGGGCCTGCCGGTGCTGGCGCACCCCTTCACCGTCAAAGACCCGGAGGCGATGGTGCGGCAGCTAAAGCCGGCCGGGCTGGTAGGTATAGAAGTCTATTATAAGGACAACACCCCGGAACGGACGGTAAACACCCGGCAGCTGGCGGAAAAGTACGGGCTGATAGCCACCGGCGGCACGGACTACCACGGCCTGGAAAACGCCGGAGAGGTGATGATGGGCGGGGTGAAAGTGCCTATGGCCGCCGCGGAGGCACTGATGAAGATGGCGGGGCGTTAACTATAATCCTCCGCTTGCGATTCTCCTGCCGGGCTGTTTTTCCCTCCGGTAAACCCATTGAAGCTATAGAATCACCCTTCGACAAGTCCCGATTCCTGCGTCATATCCCGATTCCCTATGGTCATGCGGTACACCGGATGAGGTACGAATCGGTGCGGGATGGCGACAAAGTCGCTCACTCAGGGTGAGCGGATTATTTTTATTCCCCCAAATTCCACATCAACGGGAAAATATATTATAATTATGGCAAAGAAATCTTGCTGAAGGAGATCGATGGATATCTGGCTTAAATTCGTGATACTGGTAGCCGCCGCCTACCTGGTAGGTGCGATGCCGCTGTCCTACCTCGCCGGGCGGTCGCGCGGCATAGACCTGCGCAAACAGGGCACCCAGCAGGTGGGCGGGGGCAATCTCTGGCGGACCACCTCCCGCGCCCTCGGCCTGTCTATCGGCATTTTCGACTTCTTCAAAGGCATGATGATGATCATCATCGCCTGGAGGGTGGGGCTGGACCCCGGCCTCCAGTTCGCGGTAGGCCTGGCCACGGTGGCCGGCCACAACTGGCCGGTCTTTCTCCGCTTCCACGGGGGGCGGGGCATCGCCACCAGCCTGGGCATTATCATCATCCTGCCGATGCTCAATACCGACGAGATAACCACCTGGCCGCTGGTAATCTTTTTCACCGTGGGGGTGGCCGGGCTCGTTATCGCGCGGCGCACGCCCGTGCCCATACTTTTAGGTCTGATTTCCCTGCCTGTAACCAGTAAAGTGGTGGACGACCCGCCGTCGCTTACCTTCGCCTACCTGGCGTTGCTGCTGATTATCGTCATCAAACGCCTCACCGCCCAGAAGTCCAGCGAGAAAATCCAGACCGGCATGGGGCGCGTCCTCTGGAACCGCCTGCTCTTCGACCGGGATATCCGGGACCGGAGCGCCTGGGTGCACCGGGAACTGCCCCCCAAGAAGGAAAGCGGGGCATGACGGAGCCGGGACCTTTACGGTGCGCCACCCACCCGGACGTTGAAACCAACCTGCGCTGCGGCAAGTGCGGCAAACTTATATGCCCCCGCTGCCTGGTGCAAACGCCGGTGGGGGCCAGGTGCCGGGACTGCGCTAAAATAAAAAGACTGCCCACCTACCGTCTTTCTTCCGCTTACTACCTGCGCGCCACCGGCGCGGCGCTGGGGGCGGCGGCGGTTATCGGAGTGGGGTGGGGTTTAATTACCGGCCTCTTTTCTTTCATCTATCTCAACCTGATTCTGGCCGCCGGGGTAGGCTATGCCATCGCGGAGATAACCGGCCTGGCGGTCAACCGCAAGCGGGGCCTGCCGCTGGCGATAATCGGCTCCGCCGGGGTGTTCTTCTGCTACCTGGTCAATATCTTTACCTTCGGGCGGATACCGGGATTAGGGCTGGGACTGCTGCTGGATATCATCGCCGTGGCGGTAGCCGTTTCCACGGCCGTCAGCCGCCTGCGTTAAAGCTTAAACAAATATGAAATTAGATATAGCTACACTTGATAATTCCAAAACTTGATAGTATAGTTAAACAGATGCCTGCGCTTACCATAGAAATGACAAAAATAGTCATCGGGCCCGAGGCTTCCCGGCTACTGACGCAAATCAGCCATTTTCTCGCCAGCAAGGACATCCCCGCGTTCATCGTCGGCGGATTGGTGCGGGATATGCTGCTGGGACGCGATACGGCGGATATAGACATCGCGGTGGACGCGGATGCGCCGGCGGTTGCCCGGGAGGCCGCCGC containing:
- a CDS encoding PHP domain-containing protein → MSLVDLHIHSTASDGKLAPEAIVSKAAALGLKVISLTDHDSIAGIAPALEALKKYPGLTLIPGVEISTDLPDGEAHILGYFIDYTDPVFEQELLKFRESRTGRGRKMVEKLAALGIDIDWSRVQEIAGDGAIGRPHVARAMLEKGYIATFEEAFDKYIGHGAPAYVEREKMTPQEAVALIVRSRGLPVLAHPFTVKDPEAMVRQLKPAGLVGIEVYYKDNTPERTVNTRQLAEKYGLIATGGTDYHGLENAGEVMMGGVKVPMAAAEALMKMAGR
- the rny gene encoding ribonuclease Y; protein product: MDAGLVYLAIGFAFIIGIILGIGGFFLFRRVFINRQIRQAERKAVKMVSEARDEAKELLQQAQEESKRTKTSAENEYRERRTEVQRQENRLNQKSETLDRKLESVEQRDRNLINKEKEIDAVRAQVVELKDKQLKQMEIVSGMSSAEARQTLLDAMEVEMQQEASRRLHQWENKLKEESAVKAQEILALAIQRSASEIVAETTVSVVPIPNDEMKGRLIGREGRNIRALEQATGVDLIIDDTPEAVTISSFDPVRREIARVALNRLVLDGRIHPARIEEMAARAKTEVEEEIQKAGEQAAQQLGVQLHPELIKLLGRLKFRTSYGQNALDHSTEVAYMAGMIASEIGANVNTAKKVGLLHDIGKAVDREVEGTHAAIGADLVKQWDKNIDVYKGVSEHHMETSDTSIWGYIASAADAISSARPGARRESMENYLKRLKALEDIADSFKGVEKSYAIQAGREVRILVKPETIDDLGAMRLARDIVKKIEETLDYPGQIKVTVLRETRAVDYAK
- a CDS encoding glycerol-3-phosphate acyltransferase: MDIWLKFVILVAAAYLVGAMPLSYLAGRSRGIDLRKQGTQQVGGGNLWRTTSRALGLSIGIFDFFKGMMMIIIAWRVGLDPGLQFAVGLATVAGHNWPVFLRFHGGRGIATSLGIIIILPMLNTDEITTWPLVIFFTVGVAGLVIARRTPVPILLGLISLPVTSKVVDDPPSLTFAYLALLLIIVIKRLTAQKSSEKIQTGMGRVLWNRLLFDRDIRDRSAWVHRELPPKKESGA
- the recA gene encoding recombinase RecA, which produces MTTEKVKALELAIGQIEKRFGKGSIMKLGESSGLPPIEAIPTGSLALDLALGIGGIPRGRITEIFGPESSGKTTLAQHIIAEAQKTGGTVAYIDAEHALDPTYAANCGVKVDELLISQPDTGEQALEITEALVRSSAVDAIIIDSVAALVPRAEIEGDMGDPQMGLQARLMSQALRKLAGAIGKSGTAVIFINQLREKVGIVFGNPEVTTGGRALKFYSSIRIELRRAETIKQGNEAIGSHVKAKVVKNKVAPPFRSAEFDIMFDHGISKEGNILDIGIEYGLINKAGAFFSYGDTRLGQGRESAKQYLRQNPELKKEIEDKIRASAGAAHSASAEED
- a CDS encoding regulatory protein RecX, whose amino-acid sequence is MSKITGLKPGKTREKRINVILDGKPAIALLAETVLKAGLQVGQELTESSLEALAGLDRCQRCRNAAVRFLAYRPRSEAEIRQRLLRRGFPDAEIEKTVARLKEQGLIDDIAFAHFWRDNRQEFSPRSRRLTELELKRKGLSTEAIEQAVSHIDDHESAYQAALARARRLSTEDYRDFRQRLGGFLGRRGFSYGVIDETTKRLWRERHQIPEDNRSLKAVT
- a CDS encoding TIGR00282 family metallophosphoesterase: MPIGAGIQAAGVGINKNNMNILAIGDIVGRPGRQVVHHYLRGLRKQYKIDFIMANGENTAGGFGLTSSTARELLDDGINILTSGNHIFAQKEIIPFLDTDMPVIRPLNYPEGVPGRGYRVMGKVLVINLIGRVFMNAYDCPFRTMDRLLAELKDRPPVIIIDFHAEATSEKVALGRYLDGRVSAVLGTHTHVGTTDMRILKGGTAYVTDIGMTGPTDSVIGDDADAVLQRFLTQMPYHLSVGKGKPELNAVIVEIDESSGKATGIERIRREMDET